A window of Candidatus Methylacidiphilales bacterium genomic DNA:
CGATTCAATCATGTCCATGCCAGCTATTCGCAATGTCCGAAAAAAGTTTCCTCAAATTAAATTAACCGTCGCCACCCCCGACAAGCTCGTAGACCTATGGAAACTTTGCCCCTTCATCGATGAAGTCATCTCTATACCGACGCCAGCAAAAATTTTTCAGGTAGCCCAAATTTACAAGGCCCATCGCTTTGCAACCGCGATACTTCTCCCTCAATCCCTTCGTGTAGCACTAGAAGCACGCTTAGCAGGCATTCCACAAATCATCGGTTATCAAGGGCATTTCCGATCCCTACTTCTCCATGTAGCAATCCCCGAACCATCCCTCAACTGGCATCGTAGGCATCATCAATTTTACTATCATGATTTAGTCAAGCACCTAGGTGTAGAGGAAAACTTAGAATTTCCAGAATTAGATATTCCGGAAGCTAACGAAGTCTTAAATCAAATTGTGATTTGCCCCGGGGCGGAGTATGGTCCAGCCAAGCGCTGGCCTGCTGAAAAATATGGTATCTTAGCTCAAATGCTCAAAGAGCTAATAGACACAAACATAGTGATCCTTGGCACTCCTCAAGATCGTCCACTTGGAGAAATTATTCGCAAATATGTGCCCGATGCTCAAAATCGTTGCGGTGAGACTTCGTTGTATGAATTTATGCACGAAGTCGCACGTTCTCGTCTTGTAGTGTGTAACGACAGCGGGGCCATGCACGTTGCCTCTTTGCTCGGTGTTCCTACGGTGGCAATCTTTGGCTCTACAGATCCTGAACACACCAAACCTCTAGGCAGCCGTGTGCGGATCGTTCATAAACACGTCCCTTGCAGCCCTTGTTTTTTGAAGGAATGCCCTATCGATTTTGCATGTATGAATCAAATTGAACCGGACGATATTATCCAGGCCCTGCAAGAGTAGTTGCTCAAATCAAGCTACAAAGCCACTTTAAGTTTTCTCGGTCCTCATCCATCTCTGATCCCTTTGGTGTCTCCAAAACCATCGGTAAATCCAACCATCGCTCGTCGTGGACCAAAGCTTTAAACCCCTCTTTTCCGATATAACCTTTTCCCAAATGCTGATGCCGATCTTTTCTAGATCCCAACGGAGCGGAAGAATCGTTTAGATGCCATGCGGCAATTCGTTCACGGGGCAAGATAGACTCAAGTTCCTGCATTACTCGATCATAACCCTTCGCATTACTAATATCATACCCTGCCGCAAAAATGTGGGCTGTATCAATACAAAACAAAATCCGCTCCTTATGCTTGATGATGGAATAGATACTCGCCAGCTCCTCAAAGCTAGCCCCAAGACAATGGCCCTGCCCAGCCGTAGTCTCCAAAGCAATTTTTACACTTGTTCGGCATGTCTCTGATAATGCTTCATTTAAAGCCTCAGCACAGCGCTTGATTCCCCATTCTATCCCCTTTCCTCCATGCGAGCCTGGATGTAACACTAAAAATGGGATCTGCAAAACTGCTGCTCGTTGAATCTCTTCTACAAGAGAAGCTATAGAGCGCTGCCAAAGCTCTTCCTGAGGGCTCGCGCAATTAATAAGATAACCAGTATGGCCGAAGAGACTCAAATCTTTTAATTCTAACCGGGCTTGCTCAAACGCCCTCAAATCAGACTCAGGGATACTTTTATTAAACCACTGGTGATTATTCTTAACAAATATCTGAGCAGCACGAAAGCCCATCCGTTTGATTCTGCTCATTGCTTCTCCAAATCCTCCGGCAATAGAAGTATGGGCGCCAAATAGACGAGGATATTTTGGCTTGTGTATTGGGCTCATCCAGAATCAGTGATTAATCCGTTAACTTCGGTTTCCAAACTGGATTTTTCAGCGATCCGGACCCGTTATATTCAAAGATCTTGCTTACCGGAAAAAGAAAAACCCCTGCCAAGCCTTTCATATTTGCTCGCATGTTAAGATCTAGATTGTCACGAATGAAATCATATTGACCATTCCCTATCAGAGAAAAGAGAGTGCTACTGATCGTGAGATTTTCCGTTCGTATCGCGCCATCGTTGATTTTGAAATCAGCTTCAGCTCGATCAGCGCGCGCAAAGCCGAAGCTAGGAATAAATGTGCCGAGTATGGAAGAGAGTCCTCCCAAAAAAGGGATTGACAAGATGTATCCCTCACGGATGTTGACCTTCCCCTGACCTAAGAAACTCCGTAGATTTCCTATCCCACCACGCATCTCAAGCTTCACTTCAAGCTTCCCAGTCGATTCTTTGTAATCAAACAAGTGCACAAAAGCGCTTTTGACATCCGCCTCGTTCAATGTCAGGCTTAAGTTAAAAGGTGGATGTGCTTCAGAAACCAATTCCGATGAAAACACACCTACCAGTTTTCCCCCATACATTCCACTTTTACGCAAATCTACAGTCAGAGTCCTATCTTTAATTTTGATTTGGCCTTGCGGTTTCTCAAAACGAAACGTCTTTTTCAACAAATCATATTCCATGTTTCCATCCGCAATTACTTCGATTGTGAGATCAGTCTCAAGCTTTTTCTTTCGATCATCTAGGTCCACCACACCATCTATCTTCAATGCAGGAGGTGAATCAAAACGATAAGGTACAACATATGAGACGAACTTCTCACCTATAGCTGGCGCGACCTCCGGAATGATCACATTCGAGTGCATATTTTCCAGCGACACCTTACGGCGTTTGAAATCATAGACAAATGCGCCAGTAATTCGTCCCTCAGGACGTTCAACAATCAAACGATCAACCCTTAGCACTCCAGCTTGATAAACATAATCGCCTGAAATCTGTTTCAAATTGACGCCTTTGTATGACAAATCCACTGATGATGCTTTACCTTCGATTTTATAAGCCCCGTCGGCAAGTTTTTCTCCATCCAATCGCGCCTGAATCTCAGGGCCTTCCGACATAAAACGCAAGGACTGTAAAAAAAGGTCGAGTGCTCTACCTCCGAATCCAATCAAGATCCGCGGATCGACTGTTGAATGAGCACGACCACGGACTAAAGATGGCTCACGACTACTAAAGAAATCTACACGCAAGATTCCCCTTTCCGTTTCAATAAAAGCTTCGGGAACAAGCCAACGATTCCCATCGAAGCCTAGCGGTAAAAAAAGGCGCCGACACTGCACCTCGTTATATTGAAAATCACGCCAATCTATGTCGGTTTGAATGTTGTATTGCAATTTCTCATTTGCCCAGCTCCCAAAGATCCTAGCGTTAACAACTGGTAACTCATTAAATTTTAGCCGTCTCACACTTTCTCCCCAACGGCCTCGAATCGAACTACCAAGTGTCGAAAAATCCATATTTGAACTCAGCGCCGCATAAAATTCGCGCTTCCCACCATCCACTTTTGCAGAAATCATGATACCACCGCGATCCATCTCGAGCTCGAAGACATCTAGAGACAGCAGGCGGTTGCGGTAGCTTCCCGTCGCATGAATTCGACGCACCTCAGCCTCTCGCCAGTTAAATCTCTCCCCATTCAATGAAAATGAAACTTTTGCTTCCTCAGGGTTACGCGTGGAGACTTCAAACTGTGTTTCGACATGGCAAAACGGCGATTGTTTCACTTCCTCAAGCCATCTCACCACACGCTCCCAAGGAGCTTCTTGAGCGCTGATACTTTCTCTACTCTCCCCCCCTCTGACTGACAGAGCCTCCAATCCCGACGGCAAACCATTAAGACGAATGCTGCCTTGAAACTCAACCGCAGCATTCAAAAAACGCGCACCAGCATATAGCACTTCCATCCTGTCCGCAAAAAATTCAACAGTAGCGTTGACCTCTGTAAGTCTTAAAAGTTTATTCCCCACTGGAATGAAAATTCGCGCGTTAGCCACTGAGGCACGCTCAAATAAAGATTTACCCCGCAACCATGCAAGCCAAGCCACATCGAGGTGCGCACGATCGACTTCAAGCCAAAGTTGAGTTTTTTCTGGGTCCTTATATAAACGCAATCCCCACGCTCCGATGCCTCCCCCCAGATCAAGCTTAAGTTGTTTCATTTCTACAATCAGCCCCCGCTCTTTGAGTTCACTCAGAAGAATGTCTTGTATCCCGCGAGGAAGTCCCCAAACGACCATGTATCCATAAATCGCCAAGACACCACATCCACTCAACCCGCTCATCCACCTGATCAAGCGAGACAACATTTCTTTCATGGGTGAGTTTTTTACATCAGAAAGTAGTTGCGATGAAGAAGCCTTAACAGCAAATTTTCTTTTCCAGTAACGTTGGGATTTGCGATTGAAGAGCCTGTTGTGCGTGTTATATACTAGACATATGCCAAACGCCCACTCTATCAGCAAAGGACAGGCCATTAAGTTTAATGGAGACATCTACATGGTTTTGGAAACGCAACATCGCACCCCAGGTAACTTGCGTGCATTCGTGCAAATGACCCTTCGCAACCTTCGCACAGGTAAATCCATGGTTCAACGATTTGGTTCAAACGATACACTTGAAGTAGTGCCCCTCACACGGGCCAAGTATGAATTCAGCTATAAAGACGGTTCCGGCTACAACTTCATCAACCCTGAAACCTACGAAAGCATCACGCTTTCTGAGGATTTTGTCGCAAAAGTAAAAGATTACCTCACCGAAAACCAAGCCGTAGATATCATCTTCACTGATGAGAAACCAGTGGACATCGAGTTGCCCCCGACAGTCGTTTTGACAGTCACACAATCGCCAGAAGGAGTCCGAGGCGATTCAGCCAATAACGTAATGAAAACAGCCACTCTTGAGACCGGCTTGCAAGTGCAAGTCCCCCTGTTCATCAAAGAGGGTGAAAAAGTAAAAATTAGCACTGCTGACGGTAAATACTTAAGCCGCGCATAATCCCTAGCGCCACTCGTGCTTAGGATACACCCTTTGAAGCTCGGCCTTGATCTTCGGGTAATGTTCCCGCCAGAAAGTCTCAAGATCGTCAGTTACCTGAATCGGACGAAAATTTGGAGCTTGTATCTCAAACACCACACGTTGCCCTGCAATTAAAATTCTATCTTTCAGGTCATACAAGTCCTGAATTCGAGCAGTGACCCGTGGAGGTTTTCCTTCACTATAGCGCAACTTGAGACGTTTGCCATTTTGCGTGAGCAACTCCCGAGGAGCCAATCTCTCGAGACAATCCGCCTCAGAAGCGCTCAGCCACTCGCTCAGCAATGGAGTAACAGGTTTATTCTTGATTTCCTTGTAGCTGACAGCGCCATGACAAAACATCTTTAGAAGACTCTTTCTAGCCTCTGAATCTATGGGTTTTAGACCAAGTTCAGGCATCTGTCGTGCCAGCCAGTTTAAGCGAGCAATCCATTGCTCCACAGAGTCATCCCAGTGTTTTAA
This region includes:
- the waaF gene encoding lipopolysaccharide heptosyltransferase II codes for the protein MSEVELIGPVVIRSPNWLGDSIMSMPAIRNVRKKFPQIKLTVATPDKLVDLWKLCPFIDEVISIPTPAKIFQVAQIYKAHRFATAILLPQSLRVALEARLAGIPQIIGYQGHFRSLLLHVAIPEPSLNWHRRHHQFYYHDLVKHLGVEENLEFPELDIPEANEVLNQIVICPGAEYGPAKRWPAEKYGILAQMLKELIDTNIVILGTPQDRPLGEIIRKYVPDAQNRCGETSLYEFMHEVARSRLVVCNDSGAMHVASLLGVPTVAIFGSTDPEHTKPLGSRVRIVHKHVPCSPCFLKECPIDFACMNQIEPDDIIQALQE
- a CDS encoding deoxyribonuclease IV, whose translation is MSPIHKPKYPRLFGAHTSIAGGFGEAMSRIKRMGFRAAQIFVKNNHQWFNKSIPESDLRAFEQARLELKDLSLFGHTGYLINCASPQEELWQRSIASLVEEIQRAAVLQIPFLVLHPGSHGGKGIEWGIKRCAEALNEALSETCRTSVKIALETTAGQGHCLGASFEELASIYSIIKHKERILFCIDTAHIFAAGYDISNAKGYDRVMQELESILPRERIAAWHLNDSSAPLGSRKDRHQHLGKGYIGKEGFKALVHDERWLDLPMVLETPKGSEMDEDRENLKWLCSLI
- a CDS encoding AsmA-like C-terminal region-containing protein — translated: MKEMLSRLIRWMSGLSGCGVLAIYGYMVVWGLPRGIQDILLSELKERGLIVEMKQLKLDLGGGIGAWGLRLYKDPEKTQLWLEVDRAHLDVAWLAWLRGKSLFERASVANARIFIPVGNKLLRLTEVNATVEFFADRMEVLYAGARFLNAAVEFQGSIRLNGLPSGLEALSVRGGESRESISAQEAPWERVVRWLEEVKQSPFCHVETQFEVSTRNPEEAKVSFSLNGERFNWREAEVRRIHATGSYRNRLLSLDVFELEMDRGGIMISAKVDGGKREFYAALSSNMDFSTLGSSIRGRWGESVRRLKFNELPVVNARIFGSWANEKLQYNIQTDIDWRDFQYNEVQCRRLFLPLGFDGNRWLVPEAFIETERGILRVDFFSSREPSLVRGRAHSTVDPRILIGFGGRALDLFLQSLRFMSEGPEIQARLDGEKLADGAYKIEGKASSVDLSYKGVNLKQISGDYVYQAGVLRVDRLIVERPEGRITGAFVYDFKRRKVSLENMHSNVIIPEVAPAIGEKFVSYVVPYRFDSPPALKIDGVVDLDDRKKKLETDLTIEVIADGNMEYDLLKKTFRFEKPQGQIKIKDRTLTVDLRKSGMYGGKLVGVFSSELVSEAHPPFNLSLTLNEADVKSAFVHLFDYKESTGKLEVKLEMRGGIGNLRSFLGQGKVNIREGYILSIPFLGGLSSILGTFIPSFGFARADRAEADFKINDGAIRTENLTISSTLFSLIGNGQYDFIRDNLDLNMRANMKGLAGVFLFPVSKIFEYNGSGSLKNPVWKPKLTD
- the efp gene encoding elongation factor P; this encodes MPNAHSISKGQAIKFNGDIYMVLETQHRTPGNLRAFVQMTLRNLRTGKSMVQRFGSNDTLEVVPLTRAKYEFSYKDGSGYNFINPETYESITLSEDFVAKVKDYLTENQAVDIIFTDEKPVDIELPPTVVLTVTQSPEGVRGDSANNVMKTATLETGLQVQVPLFIKEGEKVKISTADGKYLSRA